The Gopherus evgoodei ecotype Sinaloan lineage chromosome 4, rGopEvg1_v1.p, whole genome shotgun sequence nucleotide sequence aagtcctttaaatcACTTTCACACCTGGCCCTTGACCAAACGAAGGTCTGTTTGCAAACCACTCCTGCTTGATATTGCTCAGCAGCCCAGTGTGAAACAGATAGCGATGCAGCTCAGGGAGCCGCAAGAAAACTTTCAGTGACAGCCAACTCTTCTGGCTAGACTTTATTCCTACTGGGGAGTAGAATCTAGTGCTGGGAGCAAATGGGACTTTCCCTCCTGGCCATTCCCTGGGACCCAAAGCAAGACTGTTCCCTACCGCACATTTACTAAATGTTTTGTCCTGGTTGGTGCTCAATGATCCAAGCAAAGTGGACTGATATTCCAGAAGATTAATCGGCACCTTTATTGGGTACACACCCCCATCTTGGGGGAATGGCTTAAATCTACAACTAACAATGCTTTTGTGATCATTAACAGGTGTAAATCATGTCTGGTCTTGGTTAAATATAGCTAAGTTGAGTTTTTCTACTACTAGCTTATTGTCAGTATCTTTGAATCAACTACTCAAACAGAGTAATAGATATTCCTCAACAAGAAGATCTGGCTATAATTCATGATTCTGTGTTGGCCCTTTGATTTTTCTACTCTGAAGACGGCCCATGGTTTTGAACCATATTTGAAAAAGTTATCAAATCTGCATTTATGTATTCGGCAAAGATTCCAAACCATAGAAACTGCTGTCCTTAAAGGTAGATATGGAAAAGTTCCTTCACATCTTCAGATTTGCCCGTGTAAATCTAGAGTGTTGGAAAATCTACCTCATTATCTTTTGGCCTGTAGAATATCCCAGCTTCTGAGAACACTCTGCATTATACctcttttgtattaaaaaaaaaaaaaaaaaaagttctttacCATCACCTCACAGGACCATGGTTTTTAGTATTTTCTCAATCCCCAGTAGTAAATTAAATCAGTGGCAATTTTTGCCCTTTTAACACTATGCCAAAGAAGAGAGTTCTGAACGACATTTGAATGTATTATAAGGATGTTGCTGTTTTAGATTGTGTATGTTTTTCTCATGTTCACAAAAGACATGTCATATGCAAGCTAATAAAACTGAACTGaacactacagaaaagatgttttGCActtgaagtattttttcatacctgAAGTAAAGAGGAATCAGTAACTAAGGGAGACCCAGCTTCTCAGCGAGAAGAGAAGCAACAAGGATTTCTGATCTTTCTATGGTTCAGATTTTACTGGCTTGTCTTACTGAGAgaatttgctttaaaaagaacCATGTGTCCAAGAGCACCACATCCAAGAGGTGTCCCTTGCTGCACATGACTGAGAGAGAATGTGGGGTGCATCCCTGCTGAGGGGGTGGGAGTGCAATGGTGTGTATGTGATCTTTGGTGTGGCACCATGCACTGTAGCAGGAAGAGTACACTTGTGTACTGTATAGGAATCATTCTGGGAGAGGGTTTCATGTGCCTTTAGTGCACAGActaggaatctccaggctttggGAGAATGACCAGACCATGGGCATTCTACTActgcaggagttggcaacctttcagaagtggtatgtcgagtcttcatttaataccttctaaaaacattaaaatttctCTTTCTacaaatctataatatataactaaactattgttgtatttaaagtaaataaggtttttaaaatgtttaagaagttttatttaaaattaaatgaaaatgcagagccctcggacaggtggccaggacccgggcagtgtgagtgccactgaaaatcagcttgcatgctgccttcggcacacgtgccataggttgcctgcccctgtacTACTGCATGTCAGGGGCTGACAAGTCTCTAGAGTCCATCTTGGTACTTACTGTGTATCCTCTGGGCACCTGTTTGTGTTGCACTGGTTGGGCTTGTGGCCCCTTGTGGTTATTTGGGTGAGATGTGCACCCTGTGCAGGGCTGCACACAATTCTGTGTCCTAGCACTCAGCTCACACCCCCAAGGTAAGTGTGTCAGATGCCTTTCTGCCCcagcacaccccatgctgcaagAGCAGGTTCAGCTAGCTACCTGCTCTAGCTGGTAACAGATACATGAGGCCATGGTCCATTTATCCTGCAGGACCAGCCGGGGAAAAATGGGAGAGTGGCCCTATGTCCTCCCATGCAACTGCCAAATGAGAGACTGCATCTGCCAGACACCAGGCCTCAGGATCTATGGGCAGCTTCAGGGCTCCCAGATGCAGGGAGAGAAGGCGACTGGAGGAGGGAACTCTCTGAACCTTGCAGTTGGGTGAGAAGTGAGATTCAGCAGAATGAACAGCCCCTGCTGGTCAATTGCTGAAGAGCCTTTAACAGCCTTGGGAGTGGGTGTACATTCCACCTTTTCCTCTCcaagtggggaggagagaggggtgcCTACTGCAGTGAAGCATAGCTGGAGAGGGAGGCTGTACCAAGCCTGCTGGGGAAAGGGCATGGGGCACTCACCCGCTGCAGGAACTCTGTCCTCTCCTTCTTCTTGTTGCGACATCGAGCTGCTGCTACTTTGTTTTTCTCACGGCgccttttcctcctctcctcttcctcatccagcTGGAACAGGACACAGGCCTCATGTTAGAACAGCCAGACAAGTAACTGGGGAGTGATGCAGCTGGCAACAGCCCCCTCACCAGGTCTCACTGGCAGCAGTGGCTGTGcaagcctccccccacacctcagcTGATTCTcctcagtcctgatctgcagTATCCCTGGCTATTTTGGTctgtcctccccttccccttctcacACGCTGCTATCAGTacacctcagtcctgccctgcaacTCCACCTGCtaggtccagttctgggctctcTGGAGCACAGACTGCTGATCACTGCCACTTGTGACAAATTACTCTGTTTCTGTAATGTGGACTCTAGAGTGAGGCAAACTAATTTCACCACAGAACTGTGTAATCCATGTAAGAAATTGTTGTGCAGGGGAGAAGGGTCTTGTGCAACAGCAGAGATTCCCCTGCCCCTAACACGGATGTGTGGGAGTATAGTAGTGGTCTCATGTGCCAGGAGCAACACTGACCTTCCCATGGCTGAGAGCAAGAACAGCCCCCAGAGAGGGGCCTCTCCTCATGCTGCCAAGCTCCCCTGCTACACTCAGCCCAGCCATACCGCAGAGCTAAGGTCTGTGCATTAGTCCAGTGCAGCCCTGGTGCAATGTTGtggatgtgtgtggggaggggaagggggaaaatgaGAGAGACTTCTACTCTCTTCCCTATCTCAGGTTAACCCTGGCCTGATACTATAACAGGCAGATACAGTATTGCaagaaaagtattttctttaGTGCCTGTTCAAAGCACATGGGTGGCTTGATCAGATCAGAGTGCTTCTAAGCAGGGATCTCAGTACAAGAGACAGTTCAGTGTACAGCTGTAGATGTGTGAAGTCTACACTGACAGCTGGTAAGGGCTGGGGGCAGCTGAAGGGAGTGCTCTCATTCCAGGAGCATCAACCCACTAGCCAGGCCCAAGAGAGCCTTGAAGACCTGAATGAGCCATTCCTTGATTGGTTCCATTCATTTTCTGCTCATGCACCATATTCAGTATTCTGGGCTCATAGTGCTCAGACCTGTTTCCTTGGAGCCAGgagtggctctaggcaccagcaaaccaagcatgtgcttggggcggcactccGGCTTTTTTgtgtgcttagggcagcaaaaaacctagagccggccctgtttggcgTGTAGTGCGTAATGAAAGGCCCTAGTGCAGAGTGTGATGTATAGGGAGGGTGCAGCAAGATACCAGATCCCATTGTAGCATTGAGCAAAGACATAAATTTCTGCATGTAACTTCATGACTCCATTGTTCTATGCTAACTGACTCAAACTTGCTGTGTTAACCCTACATCACACAACCAGAAAGCCAGTATCAAAGTATCAGGGGCATTACTAAAAAAACCTAGGGCAGTAACCCatcaaaaaacccaccccaagcCCTTTGTCATGGTACAGTTCAGTTCATAAATATTCATCTATTACTTAAGGATGCTGACCcaaattctcaaaggtatttagccgcctaactgccattgaaataaatggaagcaggtgcctaaatacattttgAAGAAGTGGGCCTTTTACCTTTAAGCAAACATTGTATCTTTTGAGAAAATTACAAGTCTTACAACACTTGGAAATTCAACATTCAGGTTACACTTTAAAATCAGGGAATAAGGAACTGCAAGACAGAGTCACTcaaacagccttaactctgcctctGTGTCAATGCCTGCAGCACAACGAAAACCAGGAACCAGTCTTAAGATTTGTCTACACTCCAGCTGGAGATGTGACTGCAGCATATGTAAACATACACAAGCTATGCTTTAATCTACCTAGCGTGggtaccaatagcagtgaagtcGCAACACCAGGGACTAGCTGCCCAAGTAGTACCCATGCTCCTTGGCAGCCTTATACAGCCCAAGCTGCCATGGCTTTAATGGTAGTGGTACCTGAGCTAGGCAGATCAAACCTAGCTCAAGTAGGTCTACGCATGCTGCAGTCACCCCCATGACTACagagtagacatgcccttagccaCATATACTCCCCATCTCCATCACATCAGGGACTCTGAGAAACTAAACTGCCACTCACTTGGTCAAGCCACACAGTTTCTGTTTAAATGCTGCAGTGGCACGTCTTGTCATCACTTCAGCAAACTACTCCTGCCTTCTCTATAGCCAACGGCAGTCATTGAGAAGACAGATTTGTACATCTCTAAGCCAAAATGGACCACACTAAGGACAATTCCTTCCAAGTACAGGGTGTTCTAAACATTGTTGTTCTATGAAGCTCAGCAGTGACATGTAGCTATTGTGCCTAGGATTAGGAACCTCTTATGAACTGGGCACTGGGTTATCATACAGGAAAGAATTTAAGTAGCTAAAGGGTTAAACCAGACAtattgggagctgggggaggagaagagattcCTCCCATTCTCCCCAATTCAGGAGGAGGCTGGAGTTGCCTTCTTCATAGTGCAGACTACAACTAATATGAATTTCCCCACAGATAGCGGCCTCAGGAGAAGGGCTTCAGTTTGGAGAGATCCCTGCTCTGGTTTGGAGGGGAAGATTTCCAGAGCCCATCAGTGACTGTTTCTAACACCCCTGTGCACCAATCCAAGTGCCTTCCCACCTCCATGTGGAGCTTTCCAGACTCCTAGGAAATACAGACAAACACCCCAGGTAGGGCTGCTCCTTTCAGTAAGGTTTAGGAAGCAGTCTATCCATCCTAGTGCCGGGGAGCCAGGCATGCTGATATCTGTAGGGTCTGAGCTGCACCTCCCCTAGAGATGAAGGCAGCTGTGGACTGCCTTGTAACAAATGCGTAGGCTGCTCTTTGGCCACTCCTGGGATACGCAGTTTTGGCTTACCCGGCTGCAGCTGCAAAACCTCTGCTTTGAACAGCTTCATTTACTATCCTCAACTTGCTGCCTTTAGGACTAGTGCGGCTGAGGAACATGTTACGGCAATGCACTGGGTTCTGGCATCTGCCATTTGGATTTCCCCTTTTTCGTTGCATGTTGTTTGCTGACTTACAGTTCTAAGGAAACTCTTTCAGTACTCGCTCTATGttagagcagagcagggcagaatgcatctcctctccccactcccaccacaGAGATGGTAAACAAGACATGCAAAGAGCATCCAAAAGCTGGCTAGAGAACTCTCTGCTGTTGACTGAGTCAGGCGCATTAATGGAGTAGTCGCACAGAACCCCGCTGGCCCAGGGAGAGGAGTACAGCACGATGGCCATTGTACAGATGAGAAAGGAGGGACACAAAGAGGTTAAGAGAGGTGCCTAAGACCATGAAGGGAGCCATCCAGGGAGCATGGAGCCTTAATGCCAACCCTCATGTGACCAAAGGCTCATTCTCACAGCAGATGAAAAGATTTACCGTAACAGCTCAGTAGGCAAAAGGCCACATGGCTTCAGTTCCTGACTGACTCCTCAAGTTGTAAAGTGGGTAAGTGACCAAGGTGTCTCTCCTCTGAGCCAGAGTCTGAATTTACTCACGTATCATGAGGCCTGGACTAGGATATGGAGTCTTTCGCTGCTGGGTCAGTGGTTCACACCCACCCCAGGCCAGATTTACAGGAgatgaaggtggggggggggtcatctCAGTCCAGTTTTCAGCATGCTTAGCTCATTAAAAACTTTTGGGACTATCCTGGCAGACAGACCAGTGACTGAACAGCCTATCAAAATGGAATTGTCTGGGGGTGGgcatggggcgggggagggaagaggcagaggtaGCATGAGAGGGGAAAGCTTGTCCGGCTACTACCCATGGATAGAGAGGACATCAGTCTACAGTGCCTTTAGAGCAGCCCCCcagaggcaggcagggcttggggagTTCCCCTCAGAACTCACCTCACTTTTCACAGGCTGGGGTCTtttcccaagtttcacctccaaGAAATGCAATGGCGAGATCATAGCCCCAATGTTGCGGATGTCAGCGTACTTCAGCTCTTCCACCGTCAGGGTGGTGCCCGGGAGTCCTGTCAAGGGGCCAAGCCCAGGTAGAGCGCCAGCTGTCAGGGATGGATCCGGAATCTGCCCTGGCATCATAGCAGGGCAAGCAGCTCCTCGCTCTAGGGAGAGATCGAGACACAGGCTGTTACAGGGATTTAGCCACAGAGCCCCACAAGTGGGAGCAAGCACAGCTTACTCCAAAACCCCTCAGGGTATGAACCAAGGGAAGCAGCTGCTCTCTCCCTTTCTGCCCTCACTCCCAAACCTCTGGAACAGGTACCAGAGTCACTCACCTAATCTGTTATGAGGATCCCTACCCACATCCTTCTGGTGCCACTGAGAGGGTGAAGAGATACATACAGTCTCAGAGCAATGAGGAGCCAATTCCCCCAGGTCTCTGCTCTGACACTGCAATTTGAGCCTGTGGCAGAAGCACTGCATCACatcccacccttcccagcacacAGAAACACCAACAAGGCCATTGTACTCCCCTGTTCCCTACAACAGGCAAAGTTATTTGAGGAAGAGGAACCATTCCCCAGCTTTAACACTCCTTGCATATTGTAATTGGTGATGGACACTCAAGTCCCAGCAGGAGAGCAGCAAGGACATGATATCTCCCAACGTTTGAGAGTCTTCCCATAAGAGCTGAGAGTCGTGACCACATCTGACAGAGGTCTACAGAGGATTACACTATCAAGTAGGGGAGCAGGCCCAGCTACGCCATGGGATCTCCCACTCCCCAGTTCTGTGGCCGCATCAAGCCAATTAAACACACTGACTGAACAGTAATTCTGCATATTCCAGGAAGCCTAGAGTAGAAAGGAAAGAGCTGCAGATAAGGGGCTTTGGAGACACCAATATCAGTCAGTCTCTAGTTGCTcccagggaaggctgcaggggaaggaggcagtgCAGGAAAAGAGGCATAAGAACAACTATACGTACCACTGCATGAAACGCACAGTTAGACTCAGTTGGGATATTGCTAATCCTGACTATGAATGACAGAGGAAAGTTAGGTTTGGTCACAGAGGCTGGGAAGAAACCAGTGTTGCCACACAGGAttccacaggagagagagagagagagagagaatgcctaTACGAGGGGGAGCATCAGGCAGAACCCATGTGGACAAAATCCCTAGGTCAAAAGAAATTAACTCTAGTGGGAAGGACATTCCTGCAGATCAGGATAGGGAAAGAAATCAGACAGGGGCAACAAAGTACTACAAGAGTGATAAGGGGCAACTTCAGCTACTTAGATGTCAACTGATCAATGGTCCCTTCAGGATGTGGTCTGAAGAAACAATTTCTTGATATATGGGTGACTGTTTCTTGGAACATCTTGTTCTGGATCTGACATGATCAGAGACTACTCTAAACATAGTTCTGAATAATTTTCAGGTGTTGGTGCAGGAAGTACGGTGGAGCCATCAACAATGACCACAACATGCACTGGCTCCGACATCCTCTCCAGAGGATCAGACTGACAGCCAGGTCTGACACTGAAATTCAAGCAGGGGAACTCTGCATGAGTGAAGATTAAGTTCCTAGCTTTTTCCTTTAAGACCACAGAATCAGCATGGAGGCTGCATAAGACTAACTTAGAATCACAGATGGGATCCATCCTCcagaacaaataaaaggaaggaaaaagggaaggaaaaatccACAGGTACAAGAGTTTATTTTGGccaaaaacaaatagaaaaagagaggggagggaagaaatCCAGGCCAAGTGAGGCAAATAGACTGGGGCAAACTCTGGCAGGTCAGTTACAAGCTGGAGAATGAGGGGAGCTAAGAGGAAATACGAAGAAGTAGCCAAGCTATGAAAAAGAATAAGAAGTTCTTTAATTagatgagaagcaggaagtcCATGGAAGAGTGAATGGGGCTGTGAGACCAACTGAGTGCACAGAGAACAGCTGGGTACCATCTACACTGTAACTTACATCTGTGTTTGTGTAACGAGGCTGACACTCACAAATGACCGAGTTACAACATACATGGTTCAGTGGGTCCATGCAACAGCTTTTTTCACAACACAACCATGTCACCATGTTAATACATGCACTCATGTCTCTGCCTAACTCGGTTTTCATCAATGGACTCTGGGAAAGTCAGGGCTTCTatcccacactgcctcagcaagGGAGAGTGTACTCAGAACCACGTACACAGTGCAGGAGAATGTGGGGCAATGCACTTTGGGTTGTCCTGTTATCcagagagctgggaggaaggaggaccAGCTAAACAAGGGAAGTTAGAGGGTCCCATTCTGCACAGCCTAGCAATAGTTTTAAAGCTAGTTATATGAAGCCAGCCTAGGCAGCTGCCAGAGTACAATACCACCACCACTAGGGAAATCGACAGCATGGTGGCAGGTGATAACGTGGCTCACATTGTAAAGAACAATTTTAAATCTTTATGCTCTCTAATGGGCTCTGAACTGGTGGCAACCTTTAATGCGAGAGGTCACAGTGAGCAGTTCACAGAAGGGCATCTGCTCACCACACAGCAACAGTAACAAAAGCAACAATGTCTAGGAACAGAAAGTAGTACAGGAAACCTGATAAGGGCATTATTGTAAATCAgggtgtgtcctcaccaggaatCCAGCACTCAGCTTTGCTCATCAACCGCACAGGAGCAGAGAGCAAAAAGAAAAACGCaaagcactggggaaggaggtgtTCAATACAAAATGACCTTAGAGACTAGGACATTTTAGTTTGGAAAggagaaaataaagaaataaataaaagatacAGACTCTCAACTAATGAATAGTCCTGTTGGGCTGATGCTACTTGATAAAAATGGATGCTTCCCCAGTACTCCTACCTACTTGGTATAAAAGAGAACTAGAGAGAAAATATGTAGTAATTTTCCATGGCCTGAGAAGAGACAGATTATCAGTTGGCCCGGCTGAGGCtgcaaagacag carries:
- the JDP2 gene encoding jun dimerization protein 2 codes for the protein MMPGQIPDPSLTAGALPGLGPLTGLPGTTLTVEELKYADIRNIGAMISPLHFLEVKLGKRPQPVKSELDEEEERRKRRREKNKVAAARCRNKKKERTEFLQRESERLELMNAELKAQIEELKQERQQLILMLNRHRPTCIVRTDSIKTPESEANPLLEQLEKK